A genomic segment from Verrucomicrobiaceae bacterium encodes:
- a CDS encoding PEP-CTERM sorting domain-containing protein (PEP-CTERM proteins occur, often in large numbers, in the proteomes of bacteria that also encode an exosortase, a predicted intramembrane cysteine proteinase. The presence of a PEP-CTERM domain at a protein's C-terminus predicts cleavage within the sorting domain, followed by covalent anchoring to some some component of the (usually Gram-negative) cell surface. Many PEP-CTERM proteins exhibit an unusual sequence composition that includes large numbers of potential glycosylation sites. Expression of one such protein has been shown restore the ability of a bacterium to form floc, a type of biofilm.): protein MGRFLTIILLTAFWVLPGRTLLGANWDEAVSGDLSDVGTAPTFINFTLGSNMIEGEMGWDGSALDMDMWTFTLASGYEVNQINLVAYSAGTPATNHYIAFSGSSTIDDIFNTTNNLSNAYWTWSGSTIDMMALLDAGPVNGGLGFTPPLGAGDYTFLLSETFGYGGTQTISYSMDFVVTAVPEPSSAMLLLSSVLMLNRRRRRK, encoded by the coding sequence ATGGGGCGATTCCTCACAATTATCTTACTGACCGCTTTCTGGGTGCTGCCTGGTCGCACCCTGCTGGGGGCGAACTGGGATGAGGCCGTGAGTGGCGATCTGTCAGATGTTGGCACGGCACCGACCTTCATCAATTTCACACTCGGCTCCAACATGATCGAAGGCGAGATGGGCTGGGATGGTAGTGCCCTAGATATGGATATGTGGACTTTCACTTTAGCCTCCGGCTATGAGGTCAATCAGATCAATCTAGTGGCCTACAGTGCCGGGACACCCGCGACAAATCACTACATCGCTTTTTCAGGCTCATCGACGATCGACGATATTTTCAACACCACAAATAACCTCAGCAATGCCTACTGGACGTGGTCAGGCTCCACCATCGACATGATGGCGCTGCTCGATGCAGGACCAGTCAATGGCGGGCTGGGATTTACCCCACCCCTGGGAGCAGGCGATTACACCTTCCTCCTGAGCGAAACCTTCGGTTACGGCGGCACACAGACGATCAGCTACAGCATGGATTTTGTGGTGACAGCGGTACCAGAGCCCAGCAGCGCCATGTTGCTGCTGAGTTCTGTTTTGATGCTGAATCGCCGCCGCCGCCGCAAATGA
- a CDS encoding ABC transporter permease yields the protein MFLFLLRRTLSSIVVVFCVVSLTFLLMRITKGGPFDREKEQPAEVKEQLMRQYRLDGTLWEQYTAYLGRLAQLDLGFSTKYRNWRVSELLAQKLPNSIAIGSVAFLLASTLGVLLGSVAAMRKDSAWDRAAMLVAILAISVPTFITGPFLIAVFALWLGWLPVGGWGTVQQMILPSVCLAGPYIAYVARLMRNSLLDVLRSDFLRTARAKGLGETAVVARHAAKIAILPVITFLGPLAANLLTGSMVIESVFNISGAGSLFVNSIQNRDAFLLGGAVIVLCIMLIVFNLIVDVLYTLLDKRIQLHA from the coding sequence ATGTTTTTATTCCTCCTCCGCCGCACCCTGAGCAGCATCGTTGTGGTGTTCTGCGTCGTGTCGCTGACGTTTTTGCTGATGCGCATCACCAAAGGCGGCCCCTTTGATCGCGAGAAGGAGCAACCGGCGGAGGTGAAGGAGCAGCTCATGCGCCAGTATCGGCTCGATGGCACGCTGTGGGAGCAGTATACGGCTTATTTGGGCCGTCTGGCGCAGTTAGATCTGGGTTTTTCGACCAAGTACCGCAATTGGCGTGTTTCCGAGCTGCTGGCGCAAAAGTTGCCGAACTCCATCGCGATCGGTTCGGTGGCGTTTTTGCTGGCGAGCACGCTGGGGGTGCTGCTGGGCAGTGTGGCTGCGATGCGGAAGGATTCGGCCTGGGACCGTGCGGCGATGCTGGTGGCGATTTTGGCCATTTCGGTGCCGACATTCATCACGGGGCCGTTTTTGATCGCGGTGTTCGCTTTATGGCTGGGATGGCTGCCTGTGGGTGGATGGGGCACGGTGCAGCAGATGATCCTGCCGTCGGTTTGCCTCGCGGGGCCGTATATTGCGTATGTGGCGCGGCTGATGCGCAATTCGCTGCTGGATGTGCTGCGTAGTGATTTTCTGCGCACAGCACGGGCTAAGGGCCTGGGTGAAACGGCCGTCGTCGCTCGCCATGCGGCAAAAATTGCCATTTTGCCGGTGATCACCTTCCTGGGGCCACTGGCGGCGAATTTGCTCACGGGCTCGATGGTCATTGAGAGTGTTTTCAACATCAGCGGCGCGGGCAGTCTGTTTGTGAATTCCATCCAGAATCGTGATGCCTTTCTGTTGGGCGGCGCAGTGATCGTGCTGTGCATCATGCTGATCGTCTTTAACCTCATCGTGGACGTGCTCTACACGCTGCTGGACAAACGCATCCAACTCCATGCCTGA
- a CDS encoding NAD(P)H-dependent oxidoreductase has translation MTDLLPALQWRYATKAFDPAKKIPADTWSRLEESLVLTPSSFGLQPWKFLIVQDQELREKLVAHSWNQRQVADCSHLVIMAVRKQLSPQDIDAFFTRMVEVRGGTADALMAYRKMVDGAHAQGFMSTEWAKKQAYIALGQFMTACALQRIDTCPMEGFVAAKYDETLGLEAQGLTTAVLCPAGYRSADDRYADLPKVRFSTADVIEYR, from the coding sequence ATGACCGATCTACTCCCTGCCCTCCAGTGGCGCTATGCCACCAAAGCCTTTGACCCAGCCAAAAAGATCCCCGCCGACACCTGGTCCAGGCTGGAGGAGTCCCTGGTGCTCACGCCATCGAGTTTCGGGCTTCAGCCGTGGAAATTCCTCATCGTCCAGGATCAGGAGCTGCGGGAAAAGCTGGTCGCCCACTCCTGGAATCAGCGCCAAGTCGCCGACTGCTCACACCTCGTGATCATGGCCGTGCGCAAGCAGCTCAGCCCACAGGACATCGATGCCTTTTTCACCCGGATGGTGGAGGTGCGTGGTGGCACGGCGGATGCCCTCATGGCTTACCGGAAGATGGTCGATGGAGCACACGCCCAGGGTTTCATGAGCACTGAGTGGGCGAAAAAGCAGGCCTACATCGCTCTCGGGCAGTTCATGACTGCCTGTGCCCTCCAGCGCATCGACACCTGCCCGATGGAGGGCTTTGTCGCGGCGAAGTATGACGAGACTCTCGGGCTGGAAGCTCAAGGACTCACCACCGCCGTGCTCTGCCCCGCAGGATACCGCAGTGCGGACGATCGCTATGCCGATCTACCGAAAGTGCGCTTCTCCACTGCGGATGTCATCGAGTATCGCTGA
- a CDS encoding AMP-binding protein — protein sequence MKMIVTGAEKLPASVADAFQTKFGKPVLEGYGLTETSPVSNVNLIDPPPSSNGTDGHVWLPAHRQGSVGQMLHGLALRITDPETGAPRPIHQSGMIWFKGANIFEGYLNDEKRTADVIQDGWFRTGDIGRVDLDGFLYIEGRLSRFSKIAGEMVPHETVEEALVKSMGLENEAQRKIAIVGVPDLERGEALILLTSIPGGPEQQEILDLRYKLLDKGVPPLWIPKK from the coding sequence ATGAAAATGATCGTCACCGGCGCAGAAAAGCTCCCTGCCAGCGTCGCAGATGCCTTCCAGACCAAATTCGGCAAACCCGTGCTCGAAGGCTACGGCCTCACCGAGACCTCCCCCGTCTCCAACGTCAATCTCATCGACCCACCGCCCAGCAGCAATGGCACGGATGGCCACGTCTGGCTGCCAGCGCATCGTCAGGGCAGCGTCGGGCAGATGCTCCACGGGCTCGCACTCCGCATCACAGACCCAGAGACCGGGGCACCGCGGCCCATCCACCAGAGCGGCATGATTTGGTTCAAAGGGGCCAACATCTTCGAAGGCTACCTCAATGATGAAAAACGCACCGCCGATGTCATCCAGGATGGCTGGTTCCGCACGGGCGACATCGGCCGCGTCGATCTAGATGGCTTCCTCTACATCGAAGGCCGCCTCAGCCGCTTCTCCAAGATCGCGGGCGAAATGGTGCCGCATGAAACCGTCGAAGAAGCCCTCGTAAAATCCATGGGGCTCGAAAACGAAGCCCAGCGAAAAATCGCCATCGTCGGCGTGCCAGATCTGGAGCGCGGAGAGGCCCTCATCCTGCTCACCAGCATCCCCGGTGGTCCAGAGCAGCAGGAGATCCTGGATCTACGCTACAAGCTGCTCGACAAAGGCGTCCCTCCTCTGTGGATCCCGAAAAAATGA
- a CDS encoding transcriptional repressor, whose protein sequence is MDSRVKERLDAYLAQQGQRRTKQRDVIVEAAFATDDHFNADELLEKVRKIDRTVSRATVYRTITLMTECGVLREVDLGRDQKYYDPNFLDKPLHNHLICLDCDRVVEFEDEHIALLHDCISRRLGFNPQLSSMRIEAHCDELARAGICPHKQAREAAKS, encoded by the coding sequence ATGGATTCACGAGTCAAAGAACGCCTGGACGCCTACCTGGCCCAGCAGGGGCAGCGGCGGACAAAGCAGCGGGATGTCATCGTCGAGGCAGCTTTTGCTACCGACGATCACTTCAACGCGGACGAATTGCTCGAAAAGGTGCGGAAAATCGACCGCACGGTGTCGCGGGCTACAGTTTACCGCACCATCACACTCATGACCGAGTGCGGAGTGCTGCGTGAAGTCGATCTAGGGCGTGATCAGAAGTACTACGACCCGAACTTTCTCGATAAGCCGCTGCATAATCACCTCATCTGCCTGGACTGTGATCGTGTGGTGGAGTTCGAGGACGAGCACATCGCCCTGCTGCATGACTGCATCTCACGCCGACTGGGATTTAATCCCCAACTCAGCAGCATGCGGATCGAGGCGCATTGCGATGAGCTAGCGCGTGCCGGCATCTGCCCGCATAAGCAGGCTCGTGAGGCGGCGAAAAGCTGA
- a CDS encoding restriction endonuclease — MTWNDYQEATATHFRQLGHSAETNQTVTGVRATHDIDVLVRSKTSAVECLWVVECKRWNRAVTKQCVLTLQQVVSDIGADRGFLLSESGFQSGALDAVRSSNITLTTLAGLSCSAEELWFGRQSEAATGIYRAWYRDDEDSGNGPETYIYLERRDEPGIGIANNLCCSNA, encoded by the coding sequence ATGACTTGGAACGATTACCAAGAAGCCACAGCGACACACTTCCGCCAGTTGGGTCATTCCGCCGAAACGAATCAGACCGTGACTGGTGTGAGAGCAACTCATGACATTGATGTTCTGGTTAGATCGAAGACCAGTGCTGTCGAGTGCCTGTGGGTCGTCGAATGCAAGCGGTGGAATCGTGCGGTTACGAAGCAGTGTGTATTGACTCTGCAGCAGGTTGTTTCCGACATCGGAGCGGACAGGGGTTTTTTGCTGTCAGAGTCAGGATTTCAGTCAGGGGCCTTGGATGCAGTTCGCAGCAGCAACATTACTCTGACCACTCTTGCTGGCTTGAGCTGCTCAGCTGAGGAGTTGTGGTTTGGTCGTCAGAGCGAGGCTGCCACAGGAATCTACAGAGCATGGTATCGTGACGACGAGGACTCTGGGAACGGTCCTGAAACCTATATATACTTAGAGCGTCGTGATGAGCCTGGCATTGGCATTGCCAATAACTTGTGCTGTTCTAATGCCTGA
- a CDS encoding MFS transporter, with product MSHPASGKADMKLFWACFIALVATSFIFGVRANTIGELQDSFNLSEQQKGNINGAGMWPFAISIIFFSLVIDYIGYKTVACFAIACHTVSLALTLRASGYEDFYWSTLLVAVANGTVESFINPVVATVFSKEKSKWLNILHAGWPAGLALGALFCGLLPDTKLFFGAVWQFRFALCFIPVIIYALLILPRSFPVNERVASGVSYRDMLREVGGIGFFIMGTLSYFALVQMMGKEATLSTSLIVGAVIGIAAGIYTGSLGNWLFLIVLFTIGPLATTELGTDGWMPELLKLSGPDFPNFATWIFVYVSVIMTVLRFYAGPIVHRFSPIGLLVISAVIAIAGLLYLSNATGWAILAASTVYAFGKTFLWSTTLGMTSEQFPKGGALTLNGVSAVGVLFLGVLGSPYIGYKQDGDLEKRLNNTEHAALYSAVKGEPKPSMFGPSPTLDQAKIKALPEAQAKELETVQAASKRSVFITIAMLPTFMLVCYIGLWLYFRSKGGYKPVDIASAH from the coding sequence ATGAGCCATCCCGCCTCCGGCAAAGCCGACATGAAACTCTTCTGGGCCTGCTTCATCGCCCTAGTCGCCACGTCCTTCATCTTCGGTGTCCGCGCCAATACCATCGGCGAGCTGCAGGACAGCTTTAACCTCTCCGAGCAGCAAAAGGGCAACATCAATGGCGCAGGCATGTGGCCCTTTGCCATCTCGATCATCTTTTTCAGTCTGGTCATCGACTACATCGGCTACAAAACGGTCGCCTGCTTTGCCATCGCCTGCCACACGGTCTCTCTAGCTCTCACATTGCGTGCATCGGGCTATGAGGACTTTTATTGGAGCACGCTGCTCGTCGCAGTGGCCAATGGCACCGTGGAGTCCTTTATCAATCCAGTGGTGGCCACCGTCTTTAGCAAAGAGAAGTCCAAGTGGCTCAACATCCTGCATGCAGGCTGGCCAGCAGGTTTGGCACTGGGGGCTCTCTTCTGCGGGCTACTGCCGGATACGAAGCTGTTTTTCGGAGCCGTATGGCAGTTCCGCTTCGCGCTGTGCTTCATCCCAGTCATTATTTATGCGCTGCTGATTCTGCCCCGCTCCTTCCCAGTCAATGAGCGTGTGGCCTCTGGCGTGAGCTACCGCGACATGCTGCGTGAGGTGGGCGGCATCGGCTTCTTCATCATGGGCACGTTGTCCTACTTCGCCCTGGTGCAGATGATGGGCAAAGAGGCCACCCTGAGCACCTCGCTGATCGTGGGTGCCGTGATCGGCATCGCCGCTGGCATTTACACTGGATCGCTTGGCAACTGGCTCTTCCTCATCGTGCTCTTCACCATCGGGCCGCTGGCCACCACGGAGCTGGGCACCGATGGATGGATGCCTGAGCTGCTGAAACTCAGTGGTCCCGACTTCCCGAACTTCGCGACGTGGATCTTCGTCTATGTTTCGGTGATCATGACGGTGCTGCGGTTTTACGCGGGACCGATTGTGCATCGTTTTTCCCCCATCGGTCTGCTGGTCATCAGCGCGGTGATCGCCATCGCGGGACTGCTGTATCTCTCCAATGCCACAGGCTGGGCGATTCTGGCCGCGTCCACGGTGTATGCCTTTGGAAAGACCTTCCTGTGGTCCACCACCCTGGGGATGACCTCGGAGCAATTCCCGAAAGGCGGTGCCTTGACGCTCAATGGCGTCTCTGCCGTCGGCGTGCTCTTTCTCGGCGTCCTCGGCAGTCCCTACATCGGCTACAAGCAAGATGGCGATCTGGAAAAGCGCCTCAACAACACCGAGCACGCCGCTCTTTACAGCGCCGTGAAAGGCGAGCCCAAGCCGAGCATGTTCGGCCCTAGCCCCACACTGGATCAGGCCAAAATCAAGGCTCTACCCGAGGCGCAGGCCAAGGAACTCGAAACGGTGCAAGCCGCCAGCAAGCGCAGTGTCTTCATCACCATCGCCATGCTGCCCACCTTCATGCTGGTTTGCTACATCGGCCTCTGGCTCTATTTCCGCTCCAAAGGCGGCTACAAGCCCGTGGACATCGCCTCAGCGCATTGA
- a CDS encoding ABC transporter permease, with the protein MPEATARPAMISRPNSWALLSRNRAALFSLYALLLLALVAVVVPLLLPAELKTTSDGQFLPPLTGMHLLGTDLNGQDLFYRLLGGARVSLGIGLAGAFISLVIGTLYGMISGYAGGKVDGLMMRVVEVLYSVPRILFIMILIAALDDHVKGWLDAARLTAQESGWGSLESLMSDLIPYSRMLVMVLSLGLVEWLTMARIVRGQVLVLREMTFVTAARAMGQGSWGVLWRHLLPNLSTLILTYLTLTIPAVILDESFLSFLGLGIEDPAASWGSLLKDGAQVINPIDSKWWLLLFPALCMSLSLLALNYLGDGLRDAFDPKSGE; encoded by the coding sequence ATGCCTGAAGCCACAGCCAGACCTGCGATGATTTCCCGGCCGAACAGCTGGGCGCTGCTGAGTAGGAATCGCGCGGCGCTTTTTTCGCTCTATGCACTGCTGCTGCTAGCACTCGTGGCGGTGGTGGTGCCGCTGTTATTGCCCGCAGAGTTGAAGACGACGAGCGATGGGCAATTTCTGCCACCGCTGACGGGAATGCACCTTTTGGGCACGGATTTGAATGGGCAGGATTTGTTTTATCGGCTGCTGGGTGGTGCGCGTGTGTCGCTGGGGATCGGGCTGGCGGGTGCCTTTATCAGTCTGGTGATCGGCACGCTCTACGGCATGATCAGTGGCTATGCGGGCGGCAAAGTGGATGGGCTGATGATGCGTGTGGTGGAGGTACTTTACAGTGTGCCGCGAATTCTTTTCATAATGATCCTGATCGCGGCGCTGGATGATCATGTGAAAGGCTGGCTGGATGCCGCGCGGCTCACTGCGCAGGAAAGCGGCTGGGGCAGCCTGGAGTCTCTGATGAGCGATCTCATTCCTTACAGTCGCATGCTGGTGATGGTGCTGTCTCTGGGACTGGTGGAGTGGCTCACCATGGCCCGCATCGTGCGTGGTCAGGTGCTGGTGCTGCGGGAGATGACCTTCGTCACAGCGGCGCGTGCGATGGGGCAGGGGAGCTGGGGTGTGCTGTGGCGGCATCTATTGCCGAATCTGAGCACGCTCATCCTCACCTACCTCACACTGACGATTCCGGCGGTGATTCTCGATGAGTCCTTCCTGAGCTTTTTAGGGCTGGGGATCGAAGATCCTGCCGCGAGCTGGGGCAGCCTGCTTAAGGATGGAGCACAGGTCATCAATCCCATCGACAGCAAGTGGTGGCTGCTGTTGTTTCCGGCGCTTTGCATGTCGCTGAGCCTGCTGGCGCTGAATTACCTCGGCGATGGTCTGCGGGACGCGTTTGACCCCAAGAGTGGGGAATAG
- a CDS encoding AMP-binding protein — translation MSQTPPTASLRHLTVLGKEHLPAAGCFIVPGQLGYFDLLRLVALLPGREIVYLMDKGAALHPLLRAHLEKEGVPALVVDTHTTEPAVYAKAVAEDVQRGAVVIYLPAQAATLPAPLTTVPGARLEYLLKVSVPVVPLYIMQRADAALPVERRYGEDETIFAFGAALTGTDCTLPNYQQSLLALSEQAFGQCSGLDMHLAYAALLGLKKHASTNFVVDGKDERTLRFDRILPAAIALSRLVKRETSQRRVGIILPPGLGGLICNLAVLFAGKIPVNLNFTAGRAAVESAIKRSEIDRFLTADIFVRKMQSFPWPPSKQLILIERVMPKMKASTAIWFVLSKLLPASLLALVLGVPKKGGRQEATLLFTSGSSGEPKGVVLTHRNLIANVIQFGNRLNMSNSDSILGCLPLFHSFGCTVTLWYPIIYGLHLVTYPTPLETKKLAELIEKHRVSLMVATPTFLRGYLRGVPAESSPA, via the coding sequence ATGTCACAGACTCCACCGACCGCATCCCTCAGACATCTCACCGTTCTCGGAAAGGAGCATCTCCCGGCAGCGGGCTGTTTCATCGTACCGGGGCAGCTAGGTTACTTTGATCTACTGCGGCTCGTGGCCTTGCTGCCTGGGCGAGAGATTGTTTACCTCATGGATAAAGGCGCTGCACTGCATCCGCTGCTGCGGGCCCATTTGGAAAAGGAGGGCGTGCCGGCTCTCGTGGTCGATACGCACACCACCGAGCCTGCGGTGTATGCGAAAGCCGTGGCCGAGGATGTCCAGCGCGGTGCGGTGGTCATCTATCTGCCTGCACAGGCCGCCACACTCCCTGCGCCGCTCACCACCGTGCCGGGGGCACGGCTGGAGTATCTGCTAAAGGTCTCCGTCCCTGTCGTGCCACTCTACATCATGCAGCGGGCAGATGCCGCACTGCCTGTCGAGCGGCGTTACGGCGAAGACGAAACGATTTTCGCCTTCGGTGCCGCGCTGACAGGCACAGACTGCACGCTGCCCAACTATCAGCAGAGCCTCCTCGCCCTCTCAGAGCAGGCATTCGGTCAATGCTCGGGGTTAGACATGCATCTAGCCTATGCAGCCCTTTTGGGGCTCAAAAAACACGCCAGCACCAACTTCGTCGTCGATGGCAAAGACGAGCGCACCCTGCGCTTTGATCGCATCTTGCCCGCAGCCATCGCGCTCTCCCGCTTGGTGAAGCGAGAGACCTCCCAGCGCCGTGTCGGCATCATCTTGCCCCCCGGCCTCGGCGGATTGATCTGCAATCTCGCGGTGCTCTTCGCGGGGAAAATCCCCGTGAACCTCAACTTCACCGCCGGCCGTGCCGCCGTGGAGAGCGCCATCAAGCGCTCCGAAATCGACCGCTTCCTCACCGCCGATATCTTTGTGCGGAAAATGCAGTCCTTCCCATGGCCGCCCTCGAAGCAGCTCATCCTCATCGAGCGCGTGATGCCCAAGATGAAGGCCTCCACCGCCATTTGGTTCGTCCTTTCCAAGCTCCTGCCCGCATCCCTCCTCGCACTCGTCCTCGGTGTGCCGAAAAAAGGCGGGCGGCAGGAGGCCACACTGCTCTTCACCAGCGGCAGCTCCGGCGAGCCCAAAGGCGTCGTCCTCACGCATCGCAACCTCATCGCCAATGTCATCCAGTTCGGCAATCGACTCAATATGTCCAACAGCGACAGCATCCTCGGCTGTCTGCCACTCTTTCACAGCTTTGGCTGCACCGTCACCCTTTGGTATCCCATCATCTATGGCCTGCACCTCGTCACCTACCCGACACCGCTGGAGACAAAGAAGCTCGCCGAGCTCATCGAAAAGCACCGCGTCAGCCTCATGGTCGCCACGCCCACCTTCCTCCGCGGCTACCTGCGCGGCGTGCCCGCAGAATCCTCGCCAGCATGA
- a CDS encoding threonine--tRNA ligase, with translation MTTTHVFAAHHHSALRLETTHALRQVRRPMSAERKTLEERAQMSDIDRLRHSCAHVMATAILRLWPNAQFAYGPPVENGFYYDFDLPDHRITPDDFEKIEAEMKKIAKDNQKFEWKGVTREEAIAMAKSGRLGGLSERPGNPSTFKLDLLEKIPEGEQISTFTNGEFIDLCAGPHVGYTSKCKNVKLMSVSSSFYMGDETKPQLQRLYGTAFASKEELEAHLVQLEEAKKRDHRKLGRELKLFHIDEDVGQGLILWTPNGAVLRQELQNFISEELRKQGYSQVFTPHIGKTVLYKTSGHFPYYKDSQFSPVIENDDLVKVIKEGCGCCEVMERLGAVSAKLRSQLNERVGTEVVPEDRVLPDDKLLDGFLLKPMNCPHHIKIFDSQPRSYRDLPVRLAEFGTVYRWEQSGELNGMTRVRGFTQDDAHLFCTEEQVAAEVLGCLSLVKIVLNTLGMHDYRVRVGLRDPDSSKFTGDPAKWDAAEDACRKAAATLGVPFTEEPGEAAFYGPKIDFVIKDVIGREWQLGTVQVDYVLPVRFDLSYIGPDNKPHRPVMIHRAPFGSMERFCGVLIEHFAGHFPAWLAPEQVRVLTISEKSDEFASEALNQLKAAGLRVTLDNAADKIGAKIRNAQLDKIPYMLVIGEKEAAAQSVAVRHAKRGDLGVKPLADFVNEITAEVKERRL, from the coding sequence ATGACCACCACCCATGTTTTCGCAGCTCATCACCACTCCGCTTTGCGGCTTGAAACCACCCACGCCTTGCGCCAAGTGCGCCGCCCTATGTCCGCCGAACGCAAGACCCTCGAAGAACGTGCCCAGATGTCTGATATTGACCGTCTGCGCCACTCCTGTGCCCATGTGATGGCCACCGCCATCCTGCGCCTGTGGCCGAACGCCCAGTTCGCCTACGGCCCGCCCGTGGAGAATGGCTTCTACTACGACTTCGACCTCCCTGACCACCGCATCACGCCAGATGACTTTGAGAAGATCGAGGCCGAGATGAAAAAGATCGCCAAAGACAATCAGAAGTTCGAGTGGAAAGGCGTCACGCGTGAAGAAGCCATCGCGATGGCAAAAAGCGGTCGCCTCGGCGGCCTCAGCGAGCGTCCAGGCAATCCGAGCACCTTCAAACTCGACCTATTGGAAAAAATTCCCGAAGGCGAGCAGATCAGCACCTTCACCAATGGCGAGTTCATCGACCTCTGCGCCGGACCGCACGTCGGCTACACCTCGAAGTGCAAGAACGTGAAGCTCATGTCGGTCAGCTCCTCGTTCTACATGGGCGACGAGACGAAGCCGCAGCTCCAGCGCCTCTACGGCACCGCTTTCGCCTCGAAGGAAGAACTCGAAGCGCACCTCGTGCAGCTCGAAGAGGCCAAAAAACGCGACCACCGCAAGCTGGGCCGCGAATTGAAGCTCTTCCACATCGACGAAGACGTGGGCCAGGGCCTCATCCTCTGGACGCCCAATGGTGCCGTGCTGCGCCAGGAACTGCAAAACTTCATCAGCGAGGAATTGCGCAAGCAGGGCTACTCGCAGGTCTTCACGCCGCACATCGGCAAAACGGTGCTCTACAAGACCAGCGGCCACTTCCCCTATTACAAAGACAGCCAGTTCAGCCCGGTCATCGAGAACGACGACCTCGTCAAGGTCATCAAAGAAGGCTGCGGCTGCTGCGAGGTGATGGAACGCCTCGGCGCCGTCTCCGCGAAACTGCGCAGCCAGCTCAACGAGCGTGTCGGCACCGAAGTCGTCCCGGAAGACCGCGTGTTGCCCGACGACAAGCTGCTCGATGGCTTCCTGCTGAAACCGATGAACTGCCCGCACCACATCAAGATCTTCGACAGCCAGCCGCGCAGCTACCGCGACCTGCCCGTGCGCCTGGCCGAATTCGGCACCGTGTATCGCTGGGAGCAAAGTGGCGAGCTCAACGGCATGACCCGCGTCCGCGGCTTCACGCAGGACGACGCGCACCTCTTCTGCACCGAGGAACAAGTCGCCGCTGAGGTGCTCGGCTGCCTCTCGCTCGTCAAAATCGTGCTCAACACCCTCGGCATGCACGACTACCGCGTCCGCGTCGGCCTTCGCGATCCCGACAGCAGCAAGTTCACCGGCGATCCCGCCAAGTGGGACGCGGCTGAAGACGCCTGCCGCAAAGCCGCCGCCACCCTCGGCGTGCCCTTCACTGAAGAACCCGGCGAAGCCGCCTTCTACGGCCCGAAGATCGACTTCGTCATCAAGGACGTCATCGGTCGCGAATGGCAGCTCGGCACCGTGCAGGTCGATTACGTCCTGCCCGTGCGCTTTGACCTCAGCTACATCGGCCCCGACAACAAGCCGCACCGTCCCGTCATGATCCACCGTGCGCCGTTTGGCAGCATGGAGCGCTTCTGCGGCGTGCTCATCGAGCACTTCGCCGGTCACTTCCCCGCCTGGCTCGCCCCCGAGCAGGTCCGCGTGCTCACCATCAGCGAAAAGAGCGACGAATTCGCCAGCGAAGCTCTCAACCAACTCAAAGCCGCCGGACTCCGCGTCACGCTCGACAACGCCGCCGATAAAATCGGTGCCAAGATCCGCAACGCCCAGCTCGACAAGATCCCCTACATGCTCGTCATCGGCGAAAAAGAAGCCGCAGCGCAAAGTGTGGCCGTCCGCCACGCGAAACGCGGTGATCTCGGTGTGAAGCCGCTCGCGGACTTCGTGAACGAGATCACGGCGGAGGTGAAGGAGCGCAGGCTTTGA